A DNA window from Luteolibacter luteus contains the following coding sequences:
- a CDS encoding TetR/AcrR family transcriptional regulator: protein MSVIVGDGLAGLSHRKVAAAADVPLGSITYHFASLDDLAEEAFDLYVTRCSDHFERALAATRSSNELPRVLAAEVAAYLASGDQLTLAYELYLGSVRNQRLRRLMNRWLRNSRGSLSRYLDEATARVVDALIEGLLLHTLLEDEPMETAELESAFRRLLEKSV from the coding sequence ATGTCCGTGATCGTGGGCGATGGCTTGGCCGGACTAAGCCATCGCAAGGTGGCAGCGGCGGCCGATGTTCCGCTCGGCTCGATCACCTATCACTTCGCCTCCCTTGACGACCTGGCGGAGGAAGCCTTCGACCTCTATGTGACCCGTTGCTCGGATCATTTCGAGCGAGCATTGGCCGCGACCCGCTCATCCAATGAGCTTCCGCGTGTCCTTGCCGCGGAGGTGGCAGCGTATCTGGCTTCTGGAGATCAACTCACCCTTGCGTATGAACTTTATCTTGGATCGGTGCGGAACCAGCGGCTGAGAAGGCTGATGAACCGATGGCTGAGGAATAGCCGCGGCTCGCTTTCGCGATATCTGGACGAAGCCACGGCGCGGGTCGTCGACGCCCTGATTGAGGGTTTGCTGCTTCACACCTTGCTGGAAGATGAGCCCATGGAGACTGCCGAACTGGAGTCTGCCTTCCGGCGCTTGCTCGAAAAATCTGTCTGA
- a CDS encoding MFS transporter, with amino-acid sequence MNSVLSDPEKVAPLGSSTTLATRLSFLIPGVGIACWAPLVPYAKEQIQLDEARLGLLLLFLGAGSVMAMPLAGGVAAKVGSRPVIAVASLVIAAVLPLLAIASSEGELAAALFFLGASLGAVDVAANIHGIEVERRAGRPMMSNFHGFYSFGGLAGSAVMTALLSAGVRPFVATVAVSVILLASLGLVVPSLLKIRSSNDTPFFVRPRGIVLLMGMLTFIVFLIEGALLDWSAVILKENRGVEEARAGIGFVIFSLAMTVTRFAGDQVIARFGGKKVLLGGSLLASAGLGLVVLAPWTWLATGGFLVVGFGAATLVPVLFSAAGRQKVMPVDLAISALSIMGYAGVLAGPAAIGLVAKYLSLPGAFGLLALMILTVARFSRLGSS; translated from the coding sequence ATGAATTCCGTTTTATCCGACCCGGAAAAGGTCGCACCCCTTGGTTCCTCAACCACGCTGGCGACGCGGCTTTCCTTTCTTATTCCGGGCGTGGGCATTGCCTGTTGGGCTCCCTTGGTGCCGTATGCGAAAGAGCAGATCCAACTGGATGAGGCGCGCTTGGGGCTTCTTCTCCTCTTCCTTGGTGCCGGATCGGTGATGGCGATGCCTCTGGCCGGAGGAGTCGCCGCGAAAGTGGGGAGCCGCCCGGTGATTGCCGTCGCCTCTCTGGTCATCGCGGCCGTCCTGCCGCTGCTTGCCATTGCCTCATCGGAAGGAGAATTGGCCGCTGCCTTGTTCTTCCTTGGTGCCTCGCTGGGAGCGGTGGATGTGGCGGCAAACATCCACGGCATTGAAGTGGAGAGGCGCGCGGGAAGGCCAATGATGTCGAATTTCCATGGCTTCTATAGCTTTGGTGGCCTCGCCGGATCCGCGGTGATGACGGCACTGCTCTCGGCGGGAGTCCGTCCCTTTGTCGCCACGGTCGCGGTGTCGGTAATCTTGCTGGCGAGCTTGGGACTCGTGGTGCCGAGCTTGCTGAAGATCCGCTCTTCGAATGATACGCCTTTCTTCGTCCGTCCTCGGGGAATCGTGCTGTTGATGGGCATGCTCACCTTCATTGTCTTCCTAATTGAAGGTGCGTTATTGGATTGGAGCGCGGTGATCCTGAAAGAGAATCGCGGGGTTGAAGAGGCGCGAGCGGGAATTGGCTTCGTAATCTTCTCTCTGGCAATGACCGTGACCCGCTTTGCCGGGGATCAGGTGATTGCTCGCTTCGGCGGGAAGAAGGTCTTGCTCGGCGGATCGCTCCTTGCTTCCGCGGGGCTCGGCTTGGTGGTGCTTGCGCCCTGGACCTGGCTGGCGACCGGCGGATTCCTGGTCGTTGGTTTCGGGGCGGCAACCTTGGTGCCTGTTCTCTTCAGTGCGGCTGGCCGTCAGAAGGTGATGCCGGTGGATCTGGCGATCTCCGCACTCAGTATCATGGGATATGCGGGTGTCCTCGCAGGGCCCGCGGCGATTGGCCTCGTGGCGAAGTACCTGAGCCTGCCAGGGGCCTTCGGGCTGCTCGCCCTGATGATCCTCACGGTGGCGCGTTTCTCCCGCCTCGGCTCATCCTAG
- a CDS encoding bifunctional protein-serine/threonine kinase/phosphatase: MKIRSTSHALPRDDGRPSSDAVSVTTWNSGFIAALADGAGTAVAAREAAEHAVSMIATHYRSHPLGWTTGKALRETVRLINRTLWNESNARFGRPEMVCTLVVALYDEGLLTYLGVGDSRLYLLRGGEFQLLTQDDIDPENPLRLTKALGAAETLVATTAKISLEQGDVLFLCSDGIHHHLSDEELRESLLAETSARHIAKRARNASPDETRDDCAAIRIEVESLGWTERREDHQLPIPEKLASGQKHDGWSLLRSFGANDRCWLAEREGCRQVMKFAPLEAIDQPAITQAFLKETWNAIRFSNDPPFVKAWENPTRSSLYYIMEFVDAPGLAMLLKQRRLQVDEAVQLGNFLVEAGMRLLRHDLVHGDIKPENILIGSSYDSVFFKLIDLGSSCEVFSHHSRAGTASYLAPERFKNAPISERTEIFAIGVTLYEALTGSLPFGQIERFQTPVFRDPKTPSALNPLVPPWLEAIILRACSIQPEGRYSHFSELLFDLTNPMKVRPWHADQAPLIQRNPVLFWKCIAVFFAILSLILLIRLATLH, encoded by the coding sequence ATGAAGATCCGCTCCACCTCCCACGCACTGCCCCGGGATGATGGACGCCCGTCTTCAGACGCGGTCTCGGTGACCACGTGGAATAGCGGCTTCATCGCGGCTCTGGCAGATGGCGCGGGCACGGCCGTGGCGGCACGAGAAGCAGCGGAGCATGCGGTCTCGATGATCGCCACGCACTACCGCAGCCACCCTCTCGGCTGGACCACCGGGAAGGCCCTGCGCGAGACAGTGCGCCTGATCAACCGGACCCTCTGGAATGAATCGAATGCCCGTTTTGGCAGGCCGGAGATGGTCTGCACCCTCGTGGTCGCACTCTATGACGAGGGCCTGCTAACCTACCTGGGCGTCGGCGACTCCCGCCTCTACCTCTTGCGGGGTGGCGAGTTCCAGTTGCTCACCCAGGATGACATCGATCCGGAAAACCCGCTGCGCCTAACCAAGGCGCTCGGCGCTGCTGAAACACTGGTCGCCACCACGGCTAAGATCTCTCTAGAACAAGGCGACGTACTCTTTCTTTGCTCGGATGGCATTCACCACCACCTCTCCGATGAAGAGCTCAGGGAAAGCCTGCTCGCCGAGACAAGCGCCCGACACATCGCCAAGCGCGCGCGCAATGCATCACCCGATGAAACGCGCGACGACTGCGCGGCGATCCGCATCGAAGTGGAATCGCTCGGTTGGACCGAGAGACGCGAGGATCACCAACTTCCGATTCCGGAAAAACTCGCCTCCGGCCAAAAGCACGATGGCTGGAGCCTGCTCAGGTCCTTCGGCGCGAACGACCGCTGCTGGCTTGCCGAGCGGGAAGGTTGCCGCCAGGTGATGAAGTTCGCGCCGCTGGAAGCGATCGATCAACCGGCCATCACGCAGGCTTTCCTGAAGGAGACATGGAATGCGATTCGCTTCTCGAATGACCCGCCTTTCGTAAAAGCTTGGGAGAACCCGACACGATCCTCCCTCTATTACATCATGGAGTTCGTCGATGCTCCGGGCCTTGCGATGCTCCTCAAGCAGCGGCGGCTTCAGGTCGACGAAGCGGTGCAACTCGGCAACTTCCTCGTGGAAGCCGGGATGCGCCTCCTTCGGCACGACCTCGTGCATGGCGACATCAAGCCGGAGAACATCCTGATCGGATCGTCCTACGACTCGGTCTTCTTCAAGCTCATTGACCTTGGCTCCAGTTGCGAGGTCTTCTCCCATCACTCCCGGGCCGGTACCGCCAGCTATCTGGCGCCGGAGCGCTTCAAGAACGCGCCGATCAGCGAGCGAACGGAAATCTTCGCGATCGGCGTGACACTCTACGAAGCACTGACTGGAAGCTTGCCTTTCGGACAGATCGAGCGCTTCCAGACACCGGTCTTTCGCGATCCGAAAACACCCAGCGCGCTCAATCCACTGGTGCCCCCTTGGCTTGAAGCGATCATCCTGCGTGCCTGCTCGATCCAGCCGGAAGGCCGCTACTCGCACTTCAGCGAGCTGCTTTTCGACCTGACGAATCCGATGAAGGTGCGTCCATGGCATGCAGATCAGGCACCCTTGATCCAGAGGAACCCCGTGTTGTTCTGGAAGTGCATCGCGGTGTTCTTCGCCATCCTCAGCCTGATCCTTCTGATCCGTCTCGCTACCCTCCACTAG